In Salinibacterium sp. ZJ70, one DNA window encodes the following:
- a CDS encoding transglutaminase family protein, with protein MTDQTARGDRRALPSVRTWFDVAVLLALALLGVIGFTPSYGGFSFLAAGIGGLLVGALTGVLTTMLRMGALLTLATALVAYFVFGPAFAVPGQTIFGVVPTLQSFASVAIGTVYGWADLLTLSTPVGAPVYIAVVPYAATWLVALVSTLLAMRWLATRPRTGWRFAIAIIPAFALYLVGILVGTQEAYQAGVRGIVFAVLVLIWLGWREPVGGVAASADSSLLRRKVAGTAAIAILAAAVGGGAGYWLAPANDQRFVLREEIDPPFDPLDYPSPLAGFRHFSKQVVDDVMFTVDGLQQGDRIRMATLDSFTGKLWNVTGAAASSGGSGSFALVGRSLPPAPLLTPEAQGEIEIEIVGYSDVWLPGVGYPTDFQLLGDDALARSDSLRYNAATGSMVLISGVSEGDRYRAEVVTQQTPTIPELADVPVAAVELPPVSGVPDVVSAKAQEWAGASTSPAEQLEAIRLSLMQGYLSHGRTGEAVSRAGHGADRITDLLERPQMVGDEEQYASAFALMARSLGYPARVVMGFAPDVPEGGGTVSVTGDDVTAWVEVAFEGVGWVPFLPTPEQTDVPQDQVPKPQSEPQPQVRQPPRSDKEPEDLLTPVELEQQDKDEDDLPFVLPGWAYAIGISVLVLLAIVFVPMLIVGLIKARRVRKRRAGPPAHQAAGAWEELEDRYSELGYEVPGRVTRAGAAAALERQLAESGAADSPPLARLAVDVDELVFSGRAVEPAESDAAWSSALDAVAHARGAATSRVRILSRYRIRSARDLATRLVEGSPVTSMRRSAR; from the coding sequence ATGACGGACCAGACCGCTCGCGGCGATCGCCGCGCCCTGCCGAGTGTGCGCACGTGGTTCGACGTGGCCGTGCTGCTCGCACTCGCGCTGCTCGGCGTCATCGGCTTCACGCCGTCGTACGGCGGGTTCTCGTTCCTCGCGGCGGGCATCGGAGGCCTGCTCGTCGGCGCGCTGACGGGTGTTCTCACGACGATGCTGCGGATGGGCGCTCTGCTGACGCTCGCGACCGCGCTCGTCGCCTACTTCGTGTTCGGTCCCGCGTTCGCGGTGCCGGGTCAGACGATCTTCGGGGTGGTGCCGACGCTCCAGTCGTTCGCGAGTGTCGCGATCGGAACTGTGTACGGCTGGGCTGACCTGCTCACGCTCTCGACGCCCGTCGGCGCGCCCGTCTACATCGCTGTCGTGCCATATGCGGCGACCTGGCTCGTGGCGCTCGTCTCCACCTTGCTCGCGATGCGCTGGCTCGCGACGCGGCCGCGCACCGGCTGGCGGTTCGCGATCGCGATCATCCCCGCGTTCGCGCTGTACCTCGTGGGCATCCTCGTGGGCACCCAGGAGGCGTATCAGGCGGGTGTGCGCGGCATCGTGTTCGCCGTTCTCGTGCTCATCTGGCTCGGATGGCGTGAACCCGTCGGCGGCGTCGCGGCGTCTGCCGACAGTTCGCTGCTGCGGCGCAAGGTCGCTGGCACGGCCGCGATCGCGATTCTCGCAGCCGCGGTGGGCGGCGGCGCGGGCTACTGGCTCGCTCCCGCGAACGACCAGCGCTTCGTGCTGCGCGAGGAGATCGATCCGCCGTTCGACCCGCTCGATTACCCGAGCCCCCTCGCAGGCTTCCGGCACTTCTCGAAGCAGGTCGTCGACGACGTCATGTTCACGGTCGACGGCCTCCAGCAGGGCGACCGCATCCGCATGGCGACGCTCGATTCGTTCACCGGAAAGCTCTGGAACGTGACGGGCGCGGCGGCGAGCTCCGGGGGATCCGGCTCGTTCGCGCTCGTCGGACGCTCGCTGCCGCCTGCACCGCTTCTCACCCCGGAGGCGCAAGGCGAGATCGAGATAGAGATCGTCGGGTACTCCGACGTGTGGCTTCCCGGCGTCGGATACCCCACCGACTTCCAGCTCCTCGGCGACGACGCGCTCGCGCGCAGTGACAGCCTGCGCTACAACGCCGCGACGGGCAGCATGGTGCTCATCTCGGGCGTGAGCGAGGGCGACCGCTACCGTGCCGAGGTCGTCACGCAGCAGACGCCGACCATCCCGGAGCTCGCGGATGTGCCGGTCGCGGCCGTCGAGCTGCCGCCCGTCTCGGGGGTGCCCGACGTCGTGAGCGCGAAGGCACAGGAGTGGGCCGGTGCCAGCACCTCGCCCGCCGAGCAGCTGGAGGCGATCCGCCTGAGCCTCATGCAGGGCTATCTCAGTCACGGGCGCACCGGCGAGGCGGTCTCCCGTGCCGGTCACGGAGCCGACCGCATCACCGACCTGCTCGAGCGCCCGCAGATGGTGGGCGACGAAGAGCAGTACGCCTCCGCGTTCGCCCTCATGGCGCGCAGCCTCGGCTACCCCGCTCGCGTCGTCATGGGGTTCGCTCCCGACGTGCCCGAGGGCGGTGGCACGGTGAGCGTCACGGGCGACGACGTGACCGCGTGGGTCGAGGTCGCCTTCGAGGGCGTCGGCTGGGTGCCGTTCCTGCCCACGCCCGAGCAGACGGATGTGCCGCAAGACCAGGTGCCGAAGCCGCAGAGCGAGCCGCAGCCGCAGGTGCGTCAGCCTCCGCGCTCCGACAAGGAGCCCGAGGACCTGCTGACGCCCGTCGAACTCGAGCAGCAGGACAAGGACGAGGACGACCTCCCCTTCGTGCTGCCCGGGTGGGCGTACGCGATCGGGATCAGCGTGCTCGTTCTGCTCGCGATCGTCTTCGTGCCGATGCTCATCGTCGGGCTCATCAAGGCTCGTCGTGTGCGCAAGCGCCGAGCAGGCCCGCCGGCGCATCAGGCAGCGGGCGCGTGGGAAGAGCTCGAGGACCGCTACTCGGAGCTCGGCTACGAGGTGCCCGGCCGTGTCACGCGCGCGGGCGCCGCGGCCGCGCTCGAGCGCCAGCTCGCCGAGAGCGGTGCCGCCGACTCCCCGCCGCTCGCCCGACTCGCGGTCGACGTCGACGAGCTCGTCTTCTCGGGTCGCGCCGTCGAGCCCGCCGAGAGCGACGCCGCGTGGTCGTCCGCGCTCGACGCCGTCGCGCACGCGCGCGGAGCCGCGACGAGCCGGGTACGGATTCTGAGTCGATATCGGATACGTTCTGCACGAGACCTCGCCACCCGCCTCGTCGAGGGATCACCCGTCACGTCGATGCGAAGGAGCGCGCGCTGA
- a CDS encoding DUF58 domain-containing protein produces the protein MTERQTRAGRTARPLAERARRFATAVTNALRPVVRGLRRALGPVVGVVTPVGWVVIALAVVALVLSAVYGWQEFTFLGWVLVASLVISAFFLVGRSSYGVFIELNPRRVVVGDRAMGRMVVTNTGPRRLAPSRMELPVGRGVAEFQLPAMQPKQEQEELFQVPTNRRAVIVAGPARSIRGDQLGLLRRSVTWAEEVELFVHPRTVPLAASAAGLVRDLEGQVSSKITNNDLAFHALRPYVPGDDRRYVHWRTSARIGQLMVRQFQETRRSQITIALPSSAASYASEDEFELAVSAASSLAAQVIRDGTQLSVVSEHGVWRTGTVTATLDSACRLVYGESQAYPTLRDFVRDRTRRLPAPSIVVVVGGSKLSPGEIRGVQTLFGPDTRFLGVIAALGEQSRRGSMGGTPVLTVGQLEDLPGLFRGITG, from the coding sequence ATGACGGAACGCCAGACCCGCGCCGGGCGGACGGCGCGCCCGCTTGCGGAGCGCGCGCGTCGATTCGCGACGGCCGTGACGAACGCACTGCGCCCTGTGGTGCGTGGTCTCCGGCGCGCCCTCGGACCGGTCGTGGGCGTCGTCACGCCCGTCGGCTGGGTCGTCATCGCGCTCGCGGTCGTCGCGCTTGTGCTCTCGGCCGTCTACGGCTGGCAGGAGTTCACCTTCCTCGGGTGGGTGCTCGTCGCGTCCCTCGTCATCTCGGCGTTCTTCCTGGTCGGCCGGTCGAGCTATGGCGTCTTCATCGAGCTCAATCCCCGTCGCGTGGTCGTGGGCGACCGTGCGATGGGGCGCATGGTGGTCACGAACACCGGCCCGCGCAGGCTCGCTCCGTCGCGCATGGAGCTGCCGGTCGGGCGGGGGGTGGCCGAGTTCCAGCTCCCTGCGATGCAGCCGAAGCAGGAGCAGGAGGAGCTCTTCCAGGTGCCCACCAACCGGCGTGCCGTGATCGTCGCGGGGCCCGCGCGATCCATCCGCGGCGACCAGCTGGGTCTGCTGCGGCGCTCGGTGACGTGGGCGGAGGAGGTCGAGCTCTTCGTGCACCCGCGCACCGTGCCGCTCGCGGCATCGGCCGCAGGACTCGTGCGCGACCTCGAGGGCCAGGTGTCCTCCAAGATCACCAACAACGATCTCGCGTTCCACGCGCTGCGCCCCTACGTTCCGGGCGACGACCGCCGCTATGTGCACTGGCGCACCTCGGCACGCATCGGCCAGCTCATGGTGCGTCAGTTCCAGGAGACCCGTCGGTCGCAGATCACGATCGCACTGCCGTCGTCGGCGGCCTCGTACGCGAGCGAGGACGAATTCGAGCTCGCCGTCTCGGCGGCGTCGTCGCTCGCCGCGCAGGTGATCCGCGACGGCACGCAGCTGAGCGTCGTGAGCGAGCACGGTGTGTGGCGCACGGGAACCGTCACCGCGACGCTCGACTCCGCCTGCCGTCTCGTCTACGGCGAGAGCCAGGCCTACCCGACGCTGCGCGACTTCGTGCGGGACCGCACGCGCCGACTGCCCGCGCCCAGCATCGTGGTCGTGGTCGGCGGATCGAAGCTGAGCCCCGGGGAGATCCGCGGTGTGCAGACGCTCTTCGGGCCCGACACCCGGTTCCTCGGTGTCATCGCGGCGCTCGGCGAGCAGTCGCGTCGGGGCTCCATGGGCGGCACGCCTGTGCTCACGGTGGGGCAGCTCGAGGACCTTCCTGGACTCTTCAGGGGGATCACGGGATGA
- a CDS encoding MoxR family ATPase — protein sequence MTVTQEQATWFADAFQKLVSNVDKAIVGKSHVIRLVITALISDGHVLLEDFPGTGKTVLAKSLANTLDGSTSRIQFTPDLLPSDVTGVQIYDQSKGRFQFHPGPIFASIVLADEINRASPKTQSALLEVMEEGVVTIDGEGHSVGAPFLVIATQNPVEQAGTYKLPEAQLDRFLIKTSLGYPDSQTAVALLMDSGTRARASLVSPIIKPESIVAMSAIASEVYVDQAVMQYLSDIVEATRSHRDVLLGVSMRGAMALARAVKTWAIAAGRTYVTPDDVRDLAVPVLAHRMVIDPESDFAGVKAEDVVSRILIDIEPPVYRAA from the coding sequence ATGACGGTGACCCAGGAGCAGGCGACGTGGTTCGCCGACGCATTCCAGAAGCTCGTTTCCAACGTCGACAAGGCGATCGTGGGCAAGAGCCACGTCATCCGTCTCGTCATCACGGCGCTCATCTCCGACGGGCATGTGCTCCTTGAGGACTTCCCCGGAACGGGCAAGACGGTGCTCGCGAAGTCGCTCGCGAACACACTCGATGGCTCGACGAGCCGCATCCAGTTCACGCCCGACCTTCTGCCGTCGGACGTCACGGGTGTGCAGATCTACGACCAGTCGAAGGGGCGCTTCCAGTTCCACCCTGGGCCGATCTTCGCGTCGATCGTGCTCGCGGATGAGATCAACCGTGCGAGCCCCAAGACCCAGTCGGCGCTGCTCGAGGTCATGGAGGAGGGCGTCGTCACGATCGACGGCGAAGGCCACTCGGTGGGCGCACCCTTCCTCGTGATCGCGACGCAGAACCCGGTCGAGCAGGCGGGAACCTACAAACTGCCCGAGGCGCAGCTCGACCGCTTCCTCATCAAGACGAGCCTCGGCTACCCCGACTCGCAGACCGCGGTCGCACTGCTCATGGATTCGGGGACGCGCGCACGAGCCTCTCTGGTTTCTCCCATCATCAAGCCCGAGTCGATCGTCGCGATGTCGGCGATCGCCTCAGAGGTGTATGTCGATCAGGCGGTCATGCAGTACCTCTCCGACATCGTCGAAGCCACCCGGAGTCACCGCGACGTGCTCCTCGGCGTCAGCATGCGCGGCGCGATGGCGCTCGCGCGCGCGGTGAAGACGTGGGCGATCGCAGCGGGGCGCACCTACGTCACCCCCGACGACGTCCGCGACCTGGCCGTGCCGGTTCTCGCGCACCGCATGGTGATCGACCCCGAATCCGACTTCGCCGGCGTCAAGGCCGAGGACGTCGTCTCGCGCATCCTCATCGACATCGAACCGCCCGTCTACCGCGCAGCCTGA